A section of the Hirschia baltica ATCC 49814 genome encodes:
- a CDS encoding TonB-dependent receptor, which translates to MTKRALWATTSLCVLALTIPTIGTAQESQNTSTDLPEVASEKSYLEVITVTSSRRAESIQDTGSSVSALSSQGIENKGVQSVEDVADLVPGLQVASYQGDTSIYIRGIGTPVIVAGADSSTATYLNGVYLSRAAAIGPGFFDVERLEVLRGPQGTLYGRNATGGAVNIITKRPTEEFSGEARLVYGDYNRIQAFGALSGSITDGVRARIAAEYEDRDGYTTVHRADGSSYDAEDQNYLTMRLTVEADITPDVMLTLTGDYYSADDKANVFHFASLGYQDEVDGWLNTREGSQTIPYFAIKNSGNITETESRDIFSSIDHFNDTSVWGVSGKLDWAIGDYDLSVIAGYKKTDPEFQNSFDLGDTYNTYILRAEDHEQSNIDFQLTSPASDRFSWILGGGYFTEENNIQNNIFGDFWEPILIQGFSDLQAAGVLPPFPIDIPSTELCCELHLNGQQTSDAFNLYFDTSFDMTDTLTLKAGVRYSEEERDGYQAFDLAFLPATAGGDLVRFAPNTIFFPNAISEDRDVVQPDPFGFNVGPVNGPTTFDAVTPKVALEWTPADDILLYVSAQRGFKSGGYNIGSSQRDAFEPEKIWSYEAGWKTSLLENRLMVNGAAFLYDYSNLQSQDSIGNQPIIRNVGKAEVTGIEVEYAALLSDSFRLDGSMTYLNAEFTEGALTEALRPAPLTQAPGSLLVDLAGKNLPRAPEFKVNFGAQSDLRVGNGDLMLRADYTWQDKVYFTVFNIEAASQDSYGVLRARASYSPDDKPYKFSVFGQNLTDETYFTNQILTGTTYGAEFVGSLGAPRTFGIEFSTAF; encoded by the coding sequence ATGACTAAACGTGCATTGTGGGCGACCACATCTCTTTGCGTATTGGCCCTAACAATTCCAACGATCGGGACAGCGCAAGAAAGCCAAAATACTTCAACTGATCTGCCTGAGGTGGCGTCGGAAAAGTCGTATTTGGAGGTTATCACGGTAACTTCATCTAGGCGCGCTGAGAGTATTCAGGATACAGGTAGTTCTGTCTCGGCATTGAGTAGCCAAGGTATAGAAAATAAAGGCGTTCAATCTGTAGAAGATGTCGCTGATTTAGTGCCAGGCCTACAGGTTGCTTCTTATCAAGGTGACACATCTATATATATTCGTGGTATCGGAACGCCTGTTATTGTTGCAGGAGCTGATAGCTCAACCGCGACTTATTTGAATGGCGTTTATCTTTCAAGGGCTGCAGCTATTGGTCCAGGTTTCTTCGATGTTGAAAGACTGGAAGTCCTGCGCGGTCCTCAAGGAACGCTCTATGGAAGAAACGCGACGGGTGGGGCGGTCAATATTATAACAAAACGGCCAACCGAAGAGTTTAGTGGTGAAGCTCGCTTGGTGTATGGGGATTATAACCGAATTCAAGCATTTGGCGCTTTGAGCGGTTCTATTACCGATGGGGTTCGGGCGCGTATTGCGGCAGAATATGAAGATCGTGATGGATACACGACCGTCCACCGTGCAGATGGAAGTAGCTATGACGCTGAAGATCAAAATTATCTGACAATGCGACTGACGGTAGAGGCCGATATAACACCAGATGTTATGTTGACTTTGACTGGGGATTATTACTCTGCAGATGACAAGGCAAATGTATTTCATTTTGCAAGCCTAGGATATCAAGACGAAGTTGATGGTTGGCTAAATACGCGTGAGGGAAGTCAGACAATTCCTTACTTTGCGATCAAAAACAGTGGAAACATAACTGAGACTGAATCTAGAGATATATTCTCTTCCATTGATCACTTTAACGACACGAGTGTTTGGGGTGTTTCCGGAAAATTAGATTGGGCTATTGGTGATTATGACCTGAGTGTTATTGCAGGTTATAAAAAGACCGACCCTGAATTCCAAAACTCATTCGATCTTGGTGATACCTATAACACTTACATTCTACGTGCTGAGGATCACGAGCAGAGCAATATTGATTTTCAATTGACCTCGCCAGCATCTGACCGCTTTAGCTGGATCTTGGGTGGTGGATATTTCACTGAAGAAAACAACATACAAAACAATATATTTGGTGACTTCTGGGAGCCTATCTTAATTCAGGGTTTCTCTGACTTGCAGGCAGCGGGTGTATTACCTCCATTCCCGATTGATATTCCATCTACGGAATTGTGTTGTGAGCTTCACCTAAACGGTCAACAAACATCAGATGCATTCAATTTGTATTTCGATACATCTTTTGACATGACGGATACACTAACTCTGAAGGCTGGTGTGCGTTATTCAGAGGAAGAACGCGATGGATACCAAGCCTTTGATTTAGCATTCCTTCCTGCCACTGCTGGGGGTGATTTAGTTCGGTTCGCACCCAACACAATTTTCTTCCCAAACGCTATAAGTGAAGACAGAGATGTCGTTCAGCCTGATCCATTCGGATTCAATGTTGGGCCAGTTAATGGGCCGACTACTTTTGATGCGGTTACACCTAAAGTTGCTCTAGAGTGGACGCCTGCTGATGACATTCTGCTTTATGTTAGTGCACAGCGCGGGTTTAAAAGTGGGGGATATAACATCGGTTCTAGCCAGAGAGATGCGTTTGAGCCAGAGAAGATTTGGTCGTACGAGGCGGGTTGGAAAACAAGTCTTCTTGAGAACCGTTTGATGGTCAATGGTGCTGCATTCTTGTATGATTATTCTAATCTACAATCGCAGGACTCTATTGGTAATCAACCGATTATCCGAAACGTTGGTAAAGCAGAGGTCACTGGTATCGAGGTTGAGTATGCTGCGCTCTTAAGCGACAGCTTCAGACTTGATGGTTCGATGACTTACTTGAACGCAGAATTTACTGAAGGTGCTTTAACCGAAGCGCTAAGACCTGCGCCTTTGACCCAAGCTCCGGGTAGTTTACTAGTAGACTTGGCAGGTAAGAATTTGCCGCGTGCTCCTGAATTCAAAGTGAACTTTGGTGCGCAATCTGACTTGAGAGTTGGAAATGGTGATTTGATGCTTCGCGCTGATTACACCTGGCAAGACAAAGTCTATTTCACTGTCTTCAATATTGAGGCGGCGTCTCAAGATTCTTACGGCGTGTTGAGAGCGCGGGCGAGTTATTCTCCGGATGACAAGCCTTACAAATTCTCTGTATTCGGCCAGAACCTGACTGATGAGACTTATTTCACCAATCAGATTCTAACTGGAACAACATATGGTGCTGAATTTGTCGGGTCGCTTGGTGCGCCTCGTACATTCGGTATCGAATTCTCAACAGCATTCTAG
- a CDS encoding nuclear transport factor 2 family protein, which translates to MTMTSLEVAKEWYAAVHAGDPERLFSYIDPDCSIEYYGPSVIPFAGIYKGIEKCQVFFGHVANDVEIQEFLQEDFIADGEKVAVTGHLRMVLKATGRLYSSDYAHILTVRNGKVVRFRDFQDTAQALHVSLNLETPIR; encoded by the coding sequence ATGACAATGACTTCGCTAGAAGTAGCAAAAGAATGGTACGCAGCGGTTCACGCCGGTGACCCAGAGCGCCTGTTTTCATACATAGATCCAGACTGTTCTATCGAATATTATGGGCCGTCAGTTATTCCATTTGCAGGAATATACAAAGGCATTGAGAAGTGTCAGGTCTTTTTTGGTCATGTTGCAAATGATGTGGAAATTCAGGAGTTTCTACAGGAAGACTTTATCGCTGACGGAGAGAAGGTGGCTGTAACAGGCCATCTTCGGATGGTCCTGAAAGCGACGGGTCGTCTATATTCCTCCGACTATGCGCATATTCTAACAGTGCGTAACGGTAAGGTCGTTCGTTTCCGAGATTTTCAAGATACTGCACAAGCTCTTCATGTGAGTTTGAATCTCGAAACACCAATTCGATAA
- a CDS encoding enoyl-CoA hydratase-related protein: protein MRGYTLSIDDGIAHLILNRPEASNALGANFWNSLPGDIWELDKSGEVTSLVISAEGKNFCSGMDLSEFSTGIPETNTPEEREAFYHLALSLQETFTCLERTRFPVISSIQGACVGAGLELAAACDIRFATHDCFFRIEEINTGIMADVGALQRLPKILPEPVVKEMAFLGTPLPAERASHFGLVSDTLSSTPEEALKQALKAAKIIGQKAPVAIAGSKSALHWARDHSISDSLEWSARTQSSLWSKHDIMASIASRMHKTPAKYSQLGKKKLLGET from the coding sequence ATGCGTGGGTACACACTTTCAATTGATGACGGCATTGCGCATTTGATACTCAACAGGCCAGAAGCATCCAATGCACTGGGAGCGAACTTTTGGAATTCCCTCCCTGGTGACATTTGGGAATTAGACAAGAGCGGAGAAGTAACTAGCCTTGTCATTTCTGCAGAAGGTAAAAACTTCTGTAGCGGGATGGATCTCTCTGAATTCTCTACAGGAATTCCAGAAACAAACACACCCGAAGAAAGAGAAGCATTCTATCATTTAGCCTTATCCCTGCAGGAAACATTCACTTGCCTCGAACGTACCAGATTTCCGGTTATCTCCTCTATTCAAGGTGCCTGCGTAGGTGCCGGACTAGAACTAGCCGCAGCATGTGATATCCGGTTTGCAACACACGACTGTTTTTTTCGGATTGAAGAAATAAATACAGGTATCATGGCTGATGTCGGTGCACTTCAACGTTTACCTAAGATTCTTCCCGAACCTGTCGTTAAAGAAATGGCATTCCTTGGAACCCCTTTGCCTGCGGAACGGGCCTCACACTTTGGCCTCGTATCAGATACGCTTTCGTCAACCCCAGAAGAAGCCTTAAAGCAAGCGCTTAAAGCTGCCAAAATCATTGGCCAGAAAGCCCCCGTCGCCATCGCGGGATCCAAATCAGCACTCCATTGGGCAAGAGACCATTCAATTTCCGACTCACTGGAATGGTCAGCCAGAACGCAGTCTTCTCTATGGAGCAAACACGACATTATGGCATCTATTGCTAGCCGAATGCACAAAACACCTGCTAAGTATTCTCAGCTTGGAAAGAAAAAACTTTTAGGAGAAACCTAA
- a CDS encoding TonB-dependent receptor, with protein MSKRKMILKSSSAFALLASGLVLSQPAGAQEVAAEEDKLVSDTIIVTATRRNETVQDVPLNIAALGEAQIEEQGLAELSDVLAYVPGINIVDRGGRQGNPIIVRGLNADPIGSGDGNNDGGGTVATYLGEIPLFVDLKLNDMQRVEVLLGPQGTLYGAGTLGGAIRYIPNRPDFDDEFLSVRADTYQYSEADSLSHDVGFTFNMPIADNFAVRGSLDVSNDSGYMDAPFIVQTIGASNPDPDFTDPADVAANLNPQTDVNSEETISGRLAARWQPVEWLDANLTYYYQESDIGGRSTSAARSTVVPAGKYDVASRVEEPNTITNELFALEVIADLGFAELTSATGKSKFADDGQRDQTNLLISLEYSYETFPTFTAFTHEVGETDTFNQEIRLVSQTDGPFNWIVGGFYNKQDAYAFSAEFTPGYADFAGFDRSDNLEYFSQSRTELVESAFFGEIGYDLTERLSVTVGGRYYDYELKSFSAVDFPLFDPDFVAPTIDEIGSATTELSQADDGFLYKFNVSYDISDDIMIYGTVSEGYRIGDSNGIGQCDVYDPEASQGACALAPGQQYGPNPDDIALFDEREYGPDQTTNYELGLKSAWLDGDLTLNGALYFVEWTDPQLSSATVNASIPITINAQGAESLGTELSGDWRVSDAFRVRGSYSYTQSELTSDVPSLIRTITPPGFGSAFEDGKAGDRLPGSPEHQFSVFGSYGVELSGGRDLAFNLGYAWQSDVLTRTGARGSSLTLDSFGVANASAVYDAGPWSATLYVNNLLDEYVETGAVSTSLSNQIVLGSSVRSFGTHIAPPRAIGLRFKWDIG; from the coding sequence ATGTCCAAAAGAAAAATGATCCTAAAGTCGTCTAGCGCATTTGCATTGCTTGCTAGTGGGTTGGTTCTTAGTCAGCCAGCTGGTGCTCAAGAAGTCGCTGCTGAAGAAGACAAATTGGTTTCAGATACAATTATTGTAACAGCTACACGCCGTAACGAAACGGTTCAGGATGTTCCTTTGAATATTGCAGCTTTAGGGGAAGCTCAAATTGAGGAGCAGGGCCTAGCCGAGTTATCTGACGTGTTGGCATATGTACCGGGTATTAACATTGTTGACCGTGGTGGGCGTCAAGGTAACCCGATCATTGTACGTGGATTGAATGCAGACCCAATTGGTTCTGGAGATGGAAACAATGATGGTGGTGGTACGGTTGCGACCTATCTTGGTGAAATCCCTCTTTTTGTTGATTTGAAATTAAATGACATGCAACGTGTTGAGGTTCTGTTGGGGCCTCAAGGAACATTGTATGGTGCAGGAACACTTGGTGGAGCAATTCGCTATATTCCAAACCGTCCTGACTTTGATGATGAATTTTTATCAGTACGTGCGGACACGTATCAGTATTCTGAAGCAGATTCACTGAGTCACGATGTCGGCTTTACTTTTAATATGCCGATCGCAGATAATTTCGCTGTGCGGGGGTCTTTGGATGTTTCAAACGATTCTGGTTATATGGATGCGCCATTTATTGTGCAGACTATTGGGGCGTCAAACCCAGATCCTGATTTTACAGACCCTGCCGATGTTGCTGCTAACCTAAACCCACAAACTGATGTGAACAGTGAAGAGACTATTTCTGGTCGTCTTGCAGCGCGTTGGCAGCCTGTTGAATGGCTTGATGCCAATTTGACCTATTACTATCAAGAATCTGATATTGGCGGTCGTAGTACATCTGCTGCGCGTTCTACAGTGGTTCCAGCGGGCAAATATGATGTTGCCTCACGTGTTGAAGAACCAAACACAATTACGAACGAATTGTTTGCACTTGAAGTAATTGCGGATCTTGGGTTTGCAGAGCTTACTTCCGCGACAGGTAAATCAAAGTTCGCTGATGACGGTCAGCGCGATCAAACAAACCTTTTGATCTCACTTGAGTACAGTTACGAAACTTTCCCGACATTTACAGCGTTTACACATGAAGTTGGTGAAACAGATACATTCAACCAAGAAATCCGTCTGGTTTCTCAAACAGATGGTCCATTTAATTGGATTGTTGGTGGTTTCTACAATAAACAAGATGCTTATGCATTCTCTGCTGAATTTACGCCGGGATATGCTGACTTTGCTGGGTTTGATCGTTCTGACAACCTTGAGTACTTCTCTCAAAGTCGCACAGAGCTTGTTGAATCAGCTTTCTTCGGCGAGATTGGGTATGATCTTACGGAGCGTTTGAGTGTGACTGTTGGTGGTCGTTATTATGACTATGAACTGAAATCATTTAGCGCGGTTGATTTCCCTCTCTTTGATCCAGACTTTGTTGCGCCAACAATTGATGAAATTGGAAGTGCTACAACTGAATTAAGCCAAGCCGATGATGGTTTCTTGTATAAGTTCAACGTTTCGTATGACATCAGTGATGACATCATGATTTATGGTACAGTCTCTGAAGGTTACCGTATTGGTGATTCAAACGGTATTGGACAATGTGACGTTTACGATCCTGAAGCCAGCCAAGGTGCATGTGCATTGGCACCAGGGCAGCAATATGGCCCTAATCCCGATGACATTGCTTTGTTTGATGAGCGTGAATACGGACCAGATCAAACAACAAATTATGAGTTAGGGTTGAAGTCTGCATGGTTAGATGGAGACTTAACGCTCAATGGTGCTCTGTATTTTGTAGAATGGACTGACCCACAGCTATCTTCTGCGACAGTGAATGCGAGCATTCCAATTACCATTAATGCTCAAGGTGCTGAATCATTAGGGACTGAGCTTTCTGGTGACTGGCGTGTTTCGGATGCTTTCCGGGTGCGCGGTAGCTATAGCTACACGCAATCTGAATTAACTTCTGATGTGCCGTCTCTGATCCGCACAATTACACCTCCAGGGTTTGGCAGTGCTTTTGAGGATGGTAAAGCGGGCGACCGTTTGCCTGGTTCTCCAGAGCATCAATTTTCAGTATTTGGGTCTTACGGCGTAGAGCTTTCAGGCGGGCGCGACCTAGCGTTTAACTTAGGTTATGCTTGGCAGAGTGATGTATTGACGCGCACCGGTGCACGCGGCAGCAGTCTCACGCTCGATAGCTTTGGTGTTGCGAATGCGTCAGCGGTTTATGATGCAGGTCCATGGTCTGCAACATTGTATGTGAACAACTTACTTGATGAGTATGTTGAGACAGGTGCAGTATCGACTAGCTTGTCCAACCAAATAGTACTTGGTTCAAGTGTCAGAAGCTTTGGTACCCATATTGCTCCGCCTCGCGCGATCGGTTTGCGTTTCAAATGGGATATTGGATAA
- a CDS encoding tetratricopeptide repeat-containing sulfotransferase family protein, whose translation MIEQKTNMLIIEAERLLSVRNYKAAHANCIEALKLSPNAHAPFYLLSILTFDHGNLDKALELVEKAIALSKGKTGRYHAWHGRLLTNQHQRDLAVDAARAAANCPDNSAQTLDTIGVVLSRSGYHSEAIQHYIQATNLSPQNAAYWYNLGAAQQFVGDMKEAELSYSRAIEIDPTSYKAWSSLVSLTKQTQEKNFLSELKTQFRHLKKPDERLNIGHAIAKTYEDLGQIQDQMHWLEKAKKLKFETQAYDIQNDIPLFQAAQKTLHFSYSNYSAPEAAPIFVIGLPRSGTTLVDRILSSHTDVESAGELTDFALKLKKASGTSSPYILDEETLLASQRLDLGQVGRKYLESASKIVPNARRILDKMPLNFFCAPLILQAIPNAKIICVRRHIADSVLSNYKQLFATSFSYYNYSLNLEDTAKYCVQFDKLMAQYSANLPSEKYTEVYYEDIVANTAKAARELVGFCDLEWQDACASFHKNSAPVATASSAQVRQPIYKSALARWKKYQAELEPALRILKEAGIKLD comes from the coding sequence ATGATTGAACAAAAAACCAACATGCTAATAATTGAGGCAGAGCGACTATTATCTGTGCGAAATTATAAAGCAGCTCATGCAAATTGCATCGAAGCACTGAAGCTATCTCCCAACGCACACGCACCGTTTTACCTTTTAAGTATATTGACCTTTGATCATGGAAATTTGGACAAAGCACTCGAATTAGTAGAAAAAGCGATTGCGCTTAGCAAAGGTAAGACAGGTAGATATCATGCTTGGCATGGCAGATTACTCACCAACCAACATCAACGCGATCTTGCGGTTGATGCTGCACGGGCAGCAGCAAACTGTCCCGATAACTCTGCACAGACTCTAGATACTATTGGCGTCGTATTAAGCCGATCCGGATACCATTCCGAAGCCATTCAACACTATATACAAGCAACAAACTTAAGCCCGCAAAATGCAGCATATTGGTATAATTTGGGAGCAGCTCAACAATTTGTCGGAGATATGAAGGAAGCTGAGCTCTCGTATTCACGCGCTATCGAAATCGATCCAACATCATATAAAGCTTGGTCATCACTGGTTTCCTTGACCAAACAAACTCAGGAAAAAAACTTTCTTTCCGAACTAAAAACGCAATTCCGTCATTTAAAAAAGCCAGATGAAAGACTGAATATCGGACATGCAATAGCTAAAACCTATGAAGATTTAGGCCAAATCCAAGATCAAATGCATTGGCTGGAAAAAGCAAAAAAGCTAAAATTTGAGACGCAAGCTTACGACATCCAAAACGACATTCCGCTTTTCCAAGCAGCGCAAAAAACGCTTCATTTTTCTTATTCGAATTACAGCGCCCCCGAGGCGGCACCAATTTTCGTAATTGGCCTTCCTCGTTCCGGCACGACACTTGTTGATCGCATATTAAGTAGCCATACAGATGTTGAATCTGCAGGCGAACTCACTGACTTTGCTCTAAAACTAAAAAAGGCATCCGGCACGTCTTCTCCATACATTCTTGATGAAGAAACCTTATTAGCTTCTCAAAGACTTGACCTCGGCCAAGTTGGCCGAAAATATTTAGAAAGCGCTTCCAAGATCGTCCCAAATGCACGAAGAATTCTTGATAAAATGCCTTTGAATTTTTTCTGCGCACCGCTGATTTTACAAGCCATTCCAAATGCCAAGATTATTTGTGTGCGACGACACATAGCTGACAGTGTCTTGAGCAATTACAAACAATTATTTGCGACGTCTTTTTCTTACTATAATTACAGCTTAAATTTGGAAGATACCGCAAAATACTGTGTCCAATTTGACAAGCTGATGGCGCAATACTCCGCAAACCTACCTTCAGAAAAATACACAGAAGTTTATTATGAAGATATCGTCGCCAATACAGCTAAAGCGGCGCGAGAGTTAGTCGGTTTTTGTGACTTGGAATGGCAAGATGCTTGTGCATCATTTCATAAGAACTCTGCCCCAGTTGCAACAGCAAGTTCTGCGCAAGTTCGACAACCAATTTATAAATCAGCTCTAGCACGATGGAAAAAATACCAAGCGGAATTAGAACCCGCACTGCGCATTTTAAAAGAAGCCGGCATTAAATTAGATTAA
- a CDS encoding NAD(P)/FAD-dependent oxidoreductase, producing the protein MSVVIIGAGHAGVNVAFSLRKRKYSKPIYVLGDEREIPYSRPPLSKSTLIAELPKPEFLYGEEAYKDKDILLHLDAAVSKIDLENNKVFVKGEAFSFDHLILATGAAPRTLNICGSKLDGVFSIKTFQDAQRFSEGITDAKRLLVIGAGYVGLEVAAALNREGVNVCVTEAGERCMARTASPELSNYVESLHTKNGIEFRFSAQVDEIIGENGHVSGARLKSGELIQTDAIIVAIGSEPNTDLAEDIGLEVDRGILTKNDTCTSISNVYAIGDCARAALDDNAAIRLESIHNAIETADICAANITQQELPIKETPWFWSDQLPYNLKMVGITSDKSERLIRYDMDKKSYAVFHFADGKLLAAETVDMPRAYMFARKVMRSELSVKRELVSSLDVDFKDLIVAS; encoded by the coding sequence ATGAGTGTTGTCATTATTGGTGCTGGTCACGCGGGAGTAAATGTTGCTTTCTCTCTTCGTAAACGCAAGTATTCAAAGCCTATTTATGTTTTGGGAGATGAAAGAGAAATTCCATACTCTCGTCCGCCTTTATCAAAATCGACATTAATTGCAGAATTGCCAAAGCCAGAATTTTTATATGGTGAAGAAGCCTACAAGGATAAAGACATATTGCTTCATCTAGATGCTGCTGTCTCAAAAATTGATTTGGAGAATAATAAAGTCTTTGTGAAAGGTGAGGCGTTTTCCTTTGATCACCTTATATTGGCGACGGGGGCTGCACCGCGAACATTAAATATTTGTGGCTCTAAGTTAGACGGCGTTTTTAGTATTAAGACCTTTCAAGATGCGCAACGTTTTTCAGAGGGGATAACAGACGCTAAACGTTTATTGGTTATAGGCGCAGGGTATGTAGGTCTTGAGGTGGCAGCTGCACTCAATCGCGAGGGGGTGAATGTGTGTGTCACTGAGGCCGGTGAGCGTTGTATGGCGAGAACCGCTAGTCCTGAATTATCAAATTATGTTGAAAGCTTGCATACGAAAAACGGGATTGAATTTCGGTTTTCTGCTCAGGTTGATGAAATTATCGGTGAGAACGGACATGTGTCTGGTGCTAGACTAAAAAGTGGTGAGCTTATCCAAACTGATGCGATAATCGTAGCGATTGGAAGTGAGCCAAATACAGATTTGGCAGAAGACATCGGGCTGGAAGTTGATCGAGGCATTCTCACTAAAAACGATACTTGCACTTCTATATCTAACGTCTACGCAATAGGCGACTGTGCTAGAGCTGCGCTGGATGACAATGCTGCGATTCGGTTGGAGAGTATTCACAATGCAATTGAAACAGCGGATATTTGTGCCGCGAATATCACGCAACAAGAGCTTCCTATAAAGGAAACACCTTGGTTCTGGTCTGATCAATTGCCTTATAATTTGAAAATGGTGGGTATAACGTCAGATAAATCAGAACGTTTGATTCGATATGATATGGATAAGAAAAGTTATGCTGTATTTCATTTTGCCGATGGAAAACTCTTAGCTGCTGAAACGGTAGATATGCCCCGAGCTTATATGTTTGCTCGCAAAGTTATGCGGTCAGAACTATCGGTTAAGCGGGAATTGGTGTCGTCGTTAGATGTAGACTTTAAAGACCTTATTGTAGCGTCATGA
- a CDS encoding PadR family transcriptional regulator, whose product MALAEAILVCLSEKEMSGYDLARQFDTSIGFFWRATHPQIYRELRKLKEKNFVISEEFIQSGRPNRTVYRITDAGLSAIEKWSRLPVDPPSIKDDLLVRLYSIDAIDNNALKEQLEIRRDQHMQRLIRYKYIKTHQYSEPNLTRNQKGKMEALALGIRYEQTWVEWCEEAINRLFTESPD is encoded by the coding sequence ATGGCTTTAGCTGAAGCAATACTTGTGTGTCTTAGCGAAAAAGAAATGTCAGGTTATGATCTAGCGCGCCAATTCGATACATCCATCGGGTTCTTCTGGCGCGCTACTCATCCTCAAATTTATCGCGAACTTCGGAAATTGAAGGAGAAAAACTTCGTCATCTCTGAGGAATTTATTCAAAGTGGACGCCCCAATCGGACAGTCTACAGAATAACGGATGCAGGCTTATCAGCTATTGAGAAGTGGTCCCGCCTGCCGGTCGACCCTCCCTCTATCAAAGATGATTTGCTCGTGCGCCTCTATTCCATAGACGCTATCGACAATAATGCCCTAAAAGAACAACTTGAAATTCGACGAGACCAACACATGCAGCGCCTTATCCGCTACAAATATATTAAGACCCATCAATACTCCGAGCCCAATTTAACGCGAAACCAGAAAGGCAAGATGGAGGCATTGGCGCTTGGTATCAGATATGAGCAAACTTGGGTGGAATGGTGCGAAGAGGCAATAAACCGCCTTTTTACGGAAAGCCCAGATTAA
- a CDS encoding SDR family oxidoreductase, translating into MSLKGKTIFMTGGSRGIGLAIALKAAADGANVTIAAKTVEPHPNLPGTIYSSAEAIEKAGGSALPVVCDIRSEEQVIAAVAQTVERFGGVDICINNASAISMTGTLETDMKRYDLMNGINTRGTYMVSRACIPYLKKAANPHILTLAPPLDMKAKWFAPHLGYTIAKMGMSLCTLGLSAEFKADGIAANSLWPLTAIDTAAVRNALGGEKMADASRTPEILADAAYVILNKSSKTCSGNFFIDEQLLRDEGVTDFSKYSPGIEGPLVRDFFVPDEVLEALPTQTVSGYDLI; encoded by the coding sequence GTGAGTTTAAAAGGTAAAACGATATTTATGACTGGGGGCAGTCGTGGGATTGGATTAGCAATTGCTTTGAAGGCGGCAGCGGATGGTGCTAATGTCACAATTGCAGCTAAAACAGTCGAGCCGCATCCCAACTTACCGGGAACGATTTATTCTTCTGCTGAAGCTATTGAGAAGGCCGGTGGATCGGCATTGCCTGTGGTTTGTGATATCCGCTCAGAAGAACAGGTGATTGCAGCTGTTGCTCAAACAGTCGAGAGATTTGGTGGCGTTGATATCTGTATAAATAACGCGAGTGCCATTAGTATGACAGGTACGCTTGAGACGGATATGAAGCGATATGATTTGATGAATGGAATCAATACAAGAGGGACCTATATGGTGTCTCGTGCATGTATTCCATACCTTAAGAAAGCTGCAAATCCGCATATTCTCACCCTCGCGCCACCGCTTGATATGAAAGCTAAATGGTTTGCGCCGCATCTTGGTTATACAATTGCGAAAATGGGGATGAGTTTGTGTACGCTCGGGCTGTCTGCTGAGTTTAAGGCGGATGGGATTGCGGCTAATTCATTATGGCCTTTGACCGCTATTGATACTGCTGCTGTTCGCAATGCGCTGGGCGGAGAAAAAATGGCTGATGCAAGTCGAACTCCTGAAATTCTGGCTGACGCTGCTTATGTCATTTTGAATAAATCGTCGAAAACGTGTTCAGGTAATTTCTTCATTGATGAGCAGCTTTTGCGCGATGAAGGAGTGACGGATTTCTCAAAATATTCTCCGGGAATTGAAGGGCCGCTAGTGCGTGATTTCTTCGTGCCGGATGAAGTGCTTGAGGCTTTACCTACCCAAACAGTTAGCGGGTATGACTTAATCTAA